The following are from one region of the Nitrospinota bacterium genome:
- a CDS encoding deoxyhypusine synthase, translating to MKETFDKGPRITAGKIQKGIAVDELIDRFFNAYNAARLAEACRLLEKKVLSTETVLGVSLTGALTPAGLGTSSLVTWIENGWIDYLVTTGANLYHDLHFGLNLPLHKHTPFVDDRELRKHGVIRIYDIVFDFDVLAKSDKYLFHILAQPEFKRKLGSAELHYLIGKYVDATEKETGSVGKTILAAAYRNAVPVFCPSPGDSTIGLNAAALELTEAGLEMDPVRDVNESTSIALHAKRSGTSGVLIFGGGSPKNFMLQTIPLLDEIMEIHVAGHDYFIQITDARPDTGGLSGATPHEAVSWGKVNPEMIPDTVVGYMDSTIAIPLMTAYLLNRVAPRKPKRLYERREELYRKLAAEYEAARKG from the coding sequence ATGAAAGAGACTTTTGACAAGGGGCCCAGGATAACCGCCGGCAAAATCCAGAAGGGGATCGCCGTTGACGAATTGATAGACAGGTTTTTCAACGCCTACAACGCCGCCAGGCTGGCGGAGGCGTGCAGGCTGCTGGAGAAAAAGGTGCTGTCCACGGAGACGGTGCTGGGCGTGTCGCTCACCGGTGCGCTCACCCCGGCGGGGCTTGGCACCTCGTCGCTTGTGACGTGGATAGAGAACGGGTGGATAGACTACCTTGTCACCACCGGGGCCAACCTCTATCACGACCTGCATTTCGGGCTTAACCTGCCGCTGCACAAGCACACCCCCTTCGTGGACGACAGGGAACTGCGAAAGCACGGCGTGATACGGATATACGACATCGTTTTCGATTTCGATGTGCTGGCAAAGTCGGACAAATACCTGTTCCACATCCTGGCCCAGCCGGAGTTCAAGCGAAAGCTCGGCTCGGCGGAGCTGCATTACCTTATCGGCAAATACGTGGACGCCACGGAAAAAGAGACCGGAAGCGTGGGCAAGACCATACTGGCCGCCGCGTACAGGAACGCGGTGCCGGTGTTCTGCCCGTCGCCGGGGGACTCCACCATCGGCCTGAACGCCGCCGCGCTGGAGCTCACCGAAGCCGGGCTTGAGATGGACCCTGTGCGCGACGTGAACGAGTCCACCTCCATCGCCCTGCACGCAAAGCGGAGCGGCACATCCGGCGTTCTGATATTCGGCGGCGGCAGCCCGAAAAATTTCATGCTGCAGACCATCCCGCTGCTCGACGAGATTATGGAGATACACGTGGCCGGGCACGACTATTTCATCCAGATAACAGACGCCCGGCCGGACACCGGCGGGCTTTCCGGCGCCACGCCGCACGAGGCGGTGAGCTGGGGCAAAGTCAATCCGGAAATGATACCCGACACCGTGGTGGGATATATGGACAGCACCATCGCCATCCCGCTGATGACCGCGTATTTGTTAAACAGGGTGGCTCCGCGCAAACCCAAGCGGCTTTACGAGCGCCGCGAAGAACTTTACAGGAAGCTTGCCGCCGAATATGAAGCGGCCAGAAAGGGCTGA
- a CDS encoding cyclic nucleotide-binding domain-containing protein, whose protein sequence is MTATLFKAQKGVDEDQSETPHLSRKALIGIIGRIREFKGFSVPQLTRIAKLKVEHWGPAEFIIHEGMDDVDLMFILLAGTVYVHKKVEKDGEDTFEQMAEISGPSIIGENSFFTGLSRSAAVFARERVPGIVLNRRDFMRLISLDKSSFLSFLRQIAEENLQRAERTAVLYMGTLQLILKDATMTKSAFYAELMHYRKKLELNKDDVHAMHNIVRDVMLFIRELNLTLEDLYQFANLPEIKVKSVDFKKFTLTKTHRFYQLFRNLVEDMYQTQQLLPLMAVNFKDSILSSVINSMEQGVQIVEYPKIISISNEVYTEFLKLYRDMGFTLVKDTPPPVTGRGGKKGGKSIIDLLWEDV, encoded by the coding sequence GTGACCGCAACTTTGTTCAAGGCTCAAAAAGGGGTGGACGAGGACCAGTCCGAAACTCCGCACCTTTCCCGGAAGGCTCTCATCGGCATCATCGGCCGCATCAGGGAATTCAAGGGGTTTTCCGTCCCGCAGTTGACCCGGATCGCCAAGCTCAAAGTGGAGCATTGGGGGCCTGCCGAGTTCATCATCCACGAGGGGATGGACGATGTGGACCTGATGTTCATTCTTCTGGCCGGCACGGTGTATGTCCACAAGAAGGTGGAGAAGGACGGCGAGGACACTTTTGAGCAGATGGCGGAGATTTCCGGGCCGTCCATCATCGGCGAGAACTCGTTTTTCACGGGGCTGAGCCGGTCGGCGGCGGTGTTCGCCCGGGAGCGGGTGCCGGGCATAGTGTTAAACCGGCGGGATTTCATGCGGCTTATCAGCCTGGACAAATCGTCTTTCCTGAGCTTCCTGCGCCAGATAGCCGAGGAAAACCTGCAAAGGGCGGAGCGCACGGCGGTGCTTTACATGGGGACGCTTCAACTGATCCTCAAGGACGCCACCATGACCAAAAGCGCCTTCTACGCCGAGCTGATGCATTACCGGAAAAAGCTGGAGCTGAACAAGGACGACGTCCACGCCATGCACAACATCGTGCGGGACGTGATGCTTTTCATCCGCGAGCTGAACTTGACGCTCGAGGACCTGTATCAATTCGCCAACCTGCCGGAGATAAAGGTAAAATCGGTGGACTTCAAAAAGTTCACGCTGACCAAGACGCACAGGTTCTACCAGCTGTTCCGCAACCTGGTGGAGGACATGTACCAGACCCAGCAGCTTCTGCCGCTCATGGCGGTCAATTTCAAGGACAGCATCCTTTCGTCGGTGATAAACAGCATGGAGCAGGGGGTGCAGATCGTGGAATACCCGAAGATCATCTCCATATCCAACGAGGTTTACACCGAATTTTTGAAGCTGTACAGGGATATGGGCTTCACCCTTGTGAAAGACACCCCGCCGCCTGTGACGGGCCGCGGAGGAAAAAAAGGGGGGAAGAGCATTATTGATCTGTTGTGGGAGGATGTTTAA
- a CDS encoding class I SAM-dependent methyltransferase — MNEITGHYESLLADVYTWMCGGREAKVRENESLFEKWDMLPRLSGVAFDLGAGPGFAASPLARRGYKVTAVDTSRKLLDELSASADGKSIKTLCADMMDIRRLAGGPVELVTVMGDTISHLPAHESLETLLRDIYKTLEPGGGLILSFRDQPASPSGIVKKFTVMADDTREFHCEITYERERIKVTDTIRVRIPGGWDERSGTYHKIRLTDDHVMASLAQAGFTVEAREVVGGLSAVMAGKGG, encoded by the coding sequence ATGAACGAAATAACCGGACACTACGAAAGCCTTCTCGCCGACGTTTATACCTGGATGTGCGGGGGGCGCGAGGCGAAGGTGCGGGAGAACGAATCGCTTTTTGAAAAGTGGGACATGCTCCCGAGGCTTTCCGGAGTGGCGTTCGACCTTGGGGCGGGGCCGGGATTTGCCGCAAGCCCACTTGCAAGGCGGGGCTATAAAGTCACCGCCGTGGACACCAGCCGCAAGCTTTTGGACGAGCTTTCCGCCAGCGCCGATGGAAAGTCCATCAAAACGCTCTGCGCCGACATGATGGACATCAGGAGGTTGGCCGGCGGCCCGGTGGAGCTTGTTACGGTTATGGGGGACACTATTTCACACCTTCCCGCGCACGAATCGCTGGAAACACTTTTGCGGGACATTTATAAAACCCTCGAACCTGGAGGAGGGCTGATTTTGTCATTCCGTGATCAGCCGGCGTCGCCGTCCGGGATCGTGAAAAAATTCACGGTGATGGCCGATGACACGCGCGAGTTCCACTGCGAAATAACGTATGAACGCGAAAGGATAAAGGTGACGGACACCATCCGTGTGAGAATCCCCGGCGGATGGGACGAGCGGAGCGGGACCTATCACAAGATACGCCTGACGGACGATCACGTCATGGCAAGCCTGGCGCAGGCAGGATTCACGGTCGAAGCGCGGGAGGTCGTTGGCGGATTGAGCGCGGTGATGGCGGGGAAGGGGGGATAG
- a CDS encoding transglycosylase domain-containing protein, whose amino-acid sequence MNLPLPAFFRRRPYFSIILFVMAALSGAVSGFTAAMYHDLPEIMELKDRKADVVTKILAADGSPAGEIYREKRIWIPYSAIPKTLAEAIVATEDSAFFRHHGIRYMSVARALYVDIREGRKAQGGSTITQQLAKTLFLTSEKSVIRKIKEALLAIQIEKQYAKAEILELYVNMVFLGSGSYGFEAAAMTYFGRPAARLSLGESAMLAGLLRAPSEYSPHVNYDAAVKRRAVALGRMRDEGLITPAMESAANAEPLKIVPLKSPGGLAPYFIDEVKVYLEQTYGADIVYRGGLTVKTSLSPALQKTAQEAMAAAASQKSRKAPPMEGAIAAIRPEDGAILAMVGGIDYKSSPQNLATHAAGAAGSAISPFIYLAAIESGFTPADMLEGDEGPVTLRAALENSNNAATTKLLDKAGANAVVELMERLGFHAPADPEEVTAGKVSPMEIASACAALADNGLKVEPYYISRAATSEGSTLEERQPRIADAVKPQAVYLLTDMLTGAAGHGAFKRIPELGANIAAFGGSAPDGGEWFAGFTRDIAVAVWTRNGQSGSAGAIWTKFMAEALKTVPAREFERPAGLVERVIDLETGKLATPLCPHAATEVFIAGTEPMETCPAAHKENTQKENR is encoded by the coding sequence ATGAACCTTCCCCTCCCCGCCTTTTTCAGGCGGCGGCCGTATTTCTCGATAATACTTTTTGTGATGGCGGCCTTGTCCGGCGCTGTCTCCGGCTTCACCGCCGCGATGTACCACGACCTGCCGGAGATAATGGAGTTAAAGGACCGCAAGGCGGACGTGGTCACAAAAATCCTGGCTGCGGACGGCTCCCCCGCCGGGGAGATATACCGCGAAAAAAGGATTTGGATACCCTACTCCGCCATCCCCAAGACCCTTGCGGAAGCCATCGTGGCCACGGAGGACAGCGCCTTTTTCCGCCATCACGGGATACGTTACATGAGCGTTGCGCGCGCGCTGTATGTGGACATCCGCGAGGGGCGAAAAGCCCAGGGGGGCTCCACCATCACCCAGCAGCTGGCAAAGACCCTTTTCCTGACTTCTGAAAAAAGCGTCATCAGGAAGATCAAGGAGGCGCTGCTTGCCATCCAGATAGAGAAGCAGTACGCCAAGGCGGAGATTCTGGAGCTGTATGTGAACATGGTGTTCCTGGGCTCCGGCTCGTACGGGTTCGAGGCGGCGGCCATGACCTATTTCGGCAGACCTGCCGCCCGGCTTTCACTGGGGGAGTCGGCCATGCTCGCCGGTCTTCTGCGCGCCCCGTCGGAATACTCCCCCCACGTCAATTACGACGCGGCGGTGAAACGCAGGGCCGTTGCGCTGGGCCGCATGCGCGACGAGGGGCTTATCACCCCCGCCATGGAGTCCGCCGCCAATGCCGAGCCATTGAAAATAGTCCCGCTCAAATCTCCGGGGGGGCTGGCCCCTTATTTCATTGACGAAGTGAAGGTTTACCTTGAACAGACATACGGGGCCGACATCGTGTACCGTGGCGGGCTGACCGTGAAAACATCGCTCTCCCCCGCCCTGCAAAAGACGGCGCAAGAAGCGATGGCCGCCGCCGCTTCGCAAAAATCCCGCAAGGCGCCCCCGATGGAGGGCGCCATAGCCGCTATCAGGCCGGAGGACGGGGCGATTCTGGCGATGGTGGGGGGGATTGACTATAAATCGTCCCCGCAAAACCTCGCAACGCATGCCGCTGGGGCGGCGGGAAGCGCTATCTCACCTTTCATCTACCTTGCCGCCATCGAGTCCGGCTTCACCCCGGCGGACATGCTGGAGGGGGATGAGGGCCCGGTCACGCTTCGCGCGGCGCTGGAGAATTCAAACAACGCCGCCACCACAAAACTGCTGGACAAGGCCGGGGCGAACGCCGTTGTGGAGCTTATGGAGAGGCTTGGATTCCATGCTCCCGCAGACCCTGAGGAGGTTACGGCGGGCAAGGTTTCGCCAATGGAAATCGCCAGTGCATGCGCCGCGCTGGCGGACAACGGGCTGAAAGTGGAGCCGTATTACATAAGCCGCGCGGCCACCTCCGAAGGCTCCACGTTGGAGGAGCGCCAGCCGCGGATCGCCGACGCGGTAAAGCCTCAGGCGGTGTATTTATTGACGGACATGCTTACTGGCGCGGCTGGTCACGGCGCGTTCAAACGGATTCCAGAGCTTGGCGCCAACATCGCCGCTTTTGGCGGAAGCGCTCCGGACGGCGGCGAATGGTTCGCCGGATTCACCCGCGATATCGCCGTTGCGGTATGGACACGAAATGGCCAAAGTGGCAGCGCCGGGGCCATATGGACGAAGTTCATGGCCGAAGCGCTCAAAACCGTACCGGCCCGCGAATTTGAAAGACCGGCGGGGCTGGTCGAGCGCGTAATAGACCTCGAAACGGGCAAACTTGCCACGCCCCTGTGCCCCCATGCCGCAACGGAGGTTTTCATAGCCGGGACCGAGCCTATGGAGACATGCCCCGCCGCGCACAAGGAAAACACGCAGAAGGAAAACAGGTGA
- a CDS encoding SDR family oxidoreductase, translating to MDNHRKTVLITGAAKRLGRATSLAFAKAGYCVAIHYSSSETEAIALKDEIETASGKGAAAIFKAQLSREDEIGALPRRVADTFGRLDVVVNNASVFAKTPIAQITGESFDRFNAIHIKAPALLSLAAAELLRKSKPGRIINMVDVYADFTKKDFTPYAVSKAGLKSLTRQLAVELAPDILVNAVAPGAIMEPVGGESPEVIERILARIPLRRFGDPEDIARTVLFLAQADYITGHTIVVDGGRSLTI from the coding sequence ATGGACAACCACCGCAAGACAGTCCTCATAACAGGCGCCGCCAAAAGGCTTGGCCGGGCAACGTCCCTCGCCTTCGCGAAGGCCGGGTACTGTGTTGCCATCCACTATTCGTCGTCCGAAACAGAGGCCATCGCGCTCAAGGATGAAATAGAAACGGCCAGCGGCAAAGGCGCCGCCGCAATATTCAAGGCGCAGTTGTCGCGGGAAGATGAAATCGGCGCCCTGCCGCGCCGGGTGGCAGATACTTTCGGCCGGTTGGACGTAGTGGTGAACAACGCTTCCGTGTTCGCAAAGACCCCCATCGCCCAGATCACCGGCGAGTCGTTCGACAGGTTCAACGCCATCCACATAAAGGCTCCCGCCCTGCTTTCGCTGGCGGCGGCGGAGTTATTACGCAAGTCCAAACCGGGCAGGATAATCAATATGGTGGACGTTTACGCCGATTTCACAAAAAAAGATTTCACCCCATACGCCGTCTCCAAGGCCGGATTGAAGTCGCTGACAAGGCAGCTTGCCGTGGAGCTTGCGCCGGACATCCTTGTTAACGCCGTCGCGCCGGGCGCCATTATGGAGCCTGTGGGGGGAGAGAGTCCGGAGGTGATCGAACGCATCCTCGCCCGCATCCCATTGCGCCGGTTCGGCGATCCGGAAGATATCGCCCGCACAGTCCTGTTCCTGGCCCAGGCGGACTATATCACCGGCCACACCATCGTGGTGGACGGCGGCAGATCGCTGACCATATGA
- a CDS encoding transposase, producing the protein MYFITSTVNHWIKLFQRSDLAAIILESLSYRVAKGEIRLNAYVLMPNHLHMIVSMDESGSLRNFLRDFHKFTAREIINALNRERNPVLTRFVVQERDRNTHFWRKTHSPKQITTWKFFLQKIEYIHNNPLSSHWRLCERPEHYPYSSACDYLVEQRGAVPLEVIKPSTPW; encoded by the coding sequence ATGTATTTCATCACCTCCACCGTAAATCACTGGATAAAACTTTTCCAGCGTTCCGATTTGGCGGCTATTATTCTTGAATCCCTCTCCTACAGGGTGGCGAAGGGCGAAATCAGACTAAACGCGTATGTGCTGATGCCTAATCATCTGCATATGATAGTGTCCATGGATGAAAGCGGTTCTCTTCGGAATTTCCTGCGCGATTTCCATAAATTCACCGCAAGAGAAATCATTAACGCCCTGAACAGGGAAAGAAATCCTGTGTTGACGCGATTTGTGGTACAGGAGCGCGACCGGAACACCCACTTTTGGCGAAAAACGCATTCCCCAAAACAAATAACAACGTGGAAGTTTTTCCTGCAGAAAATCGAGTACATACACAATAATCCGCTGTCGTCCCATTGGAGACTTTGCGAAAGACCGGAGCATTATCCCTATTCAAGCGCTTGCGATTACTTGGTCGAACAGCGGGGCGCGGTTCCCTTGGAAGTGATAAAACCTTCTACGCCATGGTGA
- the selA gene encoding L-seryl-tRNA(Sec) selenium transferase has product MAKDDLKNLPSIDKLLANASIAPLIEAHGREHVRNIARKVMAQARRAILSGAKIELAHMDGWAGKVQNAVNEFANPRVVKVINCSGVVAHTNLGRALLAEEAARAAYEAAISNVNLEYDLAAGSRGDRDDLTEDLIIELSGAQAATVVNNNAAALLLTLNTLAAGKEAIVSRGELIEIGGSFRLPEIMAKSGCILREVGTTNRTHLADYEEAVNENTGMILRAHSSNYRIIGFTTQPSDAELSGLAKSKKLPYVVDLGSGAAVDLALLGLPHEPTMRETLEAGADIVTVSGDKLLGGPQAGIIAGKEEYVALIRKNHLKRALRCGKMTLAALEATLRFYLNPETAVKRIPTLRHLARSLDDIRSCAERVTAILKARLGADAEVFLIDDISRAGSGSLPEMDIPTISVAVRHKEMGPNELAEWFRRQSPAVIGRVAGDLFRLDMRCVDYAEDFK; this is encoded by the coding sequence TTGGCCAAAGACGACCTCAAAAATTTGCCGTCCATAGACAAATTGCTGGCAAACGCCTCCATTGCCCCGCTCATCGAGGCGCATGGACGTGAGCATGTGCGCAACATCGCCCGCAAGGTGATGGCCCAGGCCCGCCGCGCAATTCTCTCCGGCGCTAAAATCGAGCTTGCGCACATGGACGGATGGGCCGGCAAAGTCCAAAACGCCGTTAACGAATTCGCCAATCCCCGCGTCGTAAAAGTGATCAACTGCTCCGGCGTGGTGGCGCACACAAACCTTGGCCGGGCGCTGCTGGCCGAAGAAGCGGCCAGGGCGGCATACGAGGCGGCAATATCAAACGTGAACCTGGAATACGACCTTGCCGCCGGATCGCGCGGCGACAGGGACGACCTTACGGAAGACCTGATAATCGAATTGTCCGGCGCGCAAGCCGCCACAGTGGTGAACAACAACGCCGCCGCCCTGCTCCTGACGCTAAACACCCTTGCGGCCGGGAAAGAGGCCATCGTATCGCGAGGCGAACTTATAGAAATCGGCGGATCGTTCCGCCTGCCGGAGATAATGGCGAAAAGCGGATGCATCCTGCGCGAAGTGGGGACGACAAACAGGACCCACCTTGCAGACTATGAGGAAGCGGTGAACGAAAACACCGGCATGATCCTGCGCGCCCATTCAAGCAACTACAGGATAATCGGATTCACCACCCAACCTTCGGACGCGGAACTTTCCGGACTGGCAAAATCGAAAAAACTGCCATACGTGGTGGACTTGGGCTCCGGCGCGGCGGTGGACCTGGCCCTGCTCGGCCTGCCCCATGAGCCCACCATGCGGGAGACCCTGGAGGCGGGGGCGGACATCGTCACCGTCTCCGGCGATAAATTATTGGGCGGGCCTCAGGCGGGGATAATCGCCGGGAAAGAGGAATATGTGGCCCTGATCCGCAAGAACCACCTTAAACGCGCCCTTCGCTGCGGCAAAATGACCCTCGCCGCGCTGGAGGCGACGTTGCGGTTTTACCTTAACCCGGAAACTGCGGTCAAACGCATTCCCACGTTGCGCCATCTTGCCAGAAGTCTTGACGATATAAGGAGTTGCGCGGAGAGGGTTACAGCGATACTTAAAGCCAGATTAGGGGCCGATGCGGAGGTGTTTTTGATTGATGACATCTCCCGCGCCGGGAGCGGCTCGTTACCGGAGATGGACATCCCGACGATATCCGTGGCGGTGCGGCACAAAGAGATGGGGCCAAACGAACTGGCGGAATGGTTCCGGCGGCAAAGCCCGGCGGTGATCGGGCGCGTGGCCGGCGACCTGTTCCGGCTGGACATGCGCTGCGTGGACTACGCTGAAGATTTTAAGTAG
- a CDS encoding 1-deoxy-D-xylulose-5-phosphate synthase codes for MDKSSGYPILSRIKSPGDIKSLDVPELEKLAEELRAKIIEVVSRNGGHLASSLGVVELTIAMHYVYDAPEDKIIWDVGHQCYAHKLLTGRYERFNTLRKSGGISGFPSRTESPYDCFNTGHAGTSISAALGFAQARDHRGKQNKVIAVIGDGSMTAGLAFEGLNHAGAMHTNLTVVLNDNKMSISHNVGALSQHLNRIITGKWYVKLKEEFGQVIQSVAGDQVAQFTKRFEEAIKGIIVPGKLFEDLGYKYVGPIAGHEISYLIETLLAAKDLKGPKLIHVITTKGKGYAPAEEKAQSFHGVSPFHPATGDSIKTVSKMTYTDVFADALIDLAKKDKSIVAITAAMPEGTGLSKFAGVFPDRFYDVGIAEQHATTFAAGMAADGMKPVVAIYSTFLQRVFDQIAHDVCLMDLNVTFAVDRAGLVGEDGATHQGLYDYTYLRCVPNMVVMAPKDEHELPLMLKAAVDHPGPAAIRYPRGAVFGTRNASDTPPVAIGKGELLRDGADLCIIAAGNPVYAALEAAVRLSAEGLDVAVVNARFVKPLDAELIERMGEKCGLLMTVEENTLAGGFGSAVMELIESKRIPHVAVRRLGLPDVFVEHASQAEQREKFGLDANGIERAAREFVHDSRSANPVNGSSHAQKAAGYPSH; via the coding sequence ATGGATAAAAGCAGCGGATATCCAATACTTTCAAGGATAAAAAGCCCGGGGGACATAAAATCCCTCGATGTTCCGGAGTTGGAAAAGCTCGCGGAGGAGCTTCGGGCGAAGATCATCGAAGTGGTCTCCCGCAACGGGGGGCATCTGGCCTCCAGCCTCGGCGTGGTGGAGCTTACCATCGCCATGCACTATGTGTACGACGCCCCGGAGGACAAGATCATCTGGGACGTGGGGCACCAGTGCTACGCCCACAAACTGCTCACCGGGCGTTACGAGAGGTTCAACACGTTAAGGAAGTCCGGCGGCATTTCCGGATTCCCCAGCAGGACCGAAAGCCCGTACGACTGCTTTAACACAGGCCACGCGGGAACATCCATCTCCGCCGCATTAGGGTTTGCCCAGGCGCGGGACCATCGCGGAAAACAGAACAAGGTGATCGCCGTAATAGGCGACGGGTCCATGACCGCCGGGCTGGCCTTCGAAGGGTTGAACCACGCCGGGGCCATGCACACCAACCTCACCGTTGTGCTGAACGACAACAAGATGTCCATCTCCCACAACGTGGGGGCGCTTTCCCAGCACCTCAACCGCATCATCACCGGCAAATGGTACGTAAAGTTGAAGGAAGAGTTCGGCCAGGTGATCCAGAGCGTGGCGGGGGACCAGGTGGCGCAGTTCACCAAAAGGTTCGAAGAGGCGATCAAGGGGATCATCGTCCCCGGCAAACTGTTCGAGGACCTGGGATATAAATACGTCGGCCCCATCGCCGGGCATGAAATCTCCTATCTTATCGAAACGTTATTGGCGGCCAAGGACCTCAAGGGCCCCAAGCTGATCCACGTGATCACCACAAAAGGCAAAGGCTACGCCCCGGCGGAGGAAAAGGCGCAATCGTTCCACGGCGTCTCCCCTTTCCATCCGGCCACGGGGGACTCAATAAAGACCGTGTCGAAAATGACATACACGGACGTTTTCGCCGACGCCTTGATTGACCTCGCCAAAAAGGACAAAAGCATCGTCGCCATCACCGCCGCCATGCCGGAGGGGACCGGGCTTTCCAAATTCGCCGGCGTATTCCCGGACAGGTTCTATGATGTGGGAATCGCCGAGCAGCACGCCACCACCTTCGCGGCTGGCATGGCGGCCGACGGGATGAAACCTGTTGTGGCGATATACTCAACGTTTCTGCAGCGCGTTTTCGACCAGATCGCGCACGACGTATGCCTGATGGACCTGAACGTCACCTTCGCGGTGGACCGGGCCGGGCTCGTCGGCGAGGATGGCGCAACGCATCAGGGGCTGTACGATTACACATACCTTCGCTGCGTGCCCAACATGGTGGTGATGGCGCCAAAGGACGAACATGAACTTCCGCTTATGCTAAAGGCCGCCGTGGACCATCCCGGCCCCGCCGCCATACGATACCCTCGCGGCGCCGTTTTCGGCACGCGCAATGCCTCGGACACACCGCCGGTGGCCATCGGCAAGGGGGAACTTTTGCGGGACGGGGCGGACCTTTGCATAATCGCCGCGGGCAATCCGGTGTACGCCGCGCTGGAGGCGGCGGTGCGCCTGAGCGCCGAAGGGCTGGACGTAGCCGTGGTGAACGCCCGGTTCGTAAAGCCGCTGGACGCGGAGCTTATCGAACGGATGGGCGAGAAATGCGGCCTGCTGATGACCGTGGAGGAGAACACCCTTGCTGGCGGGTTCGGCTCCGCGGTGATGGAGCTTATAGAATCAAAACGCATCCCCCATGTGGCGGTGCGGCGCCTGGGCCTGCCGGACGTTTTCGTGGAGCACGCAAGCCAGGCCGAACAGCGCGAAAAGTTCGGGCTGGACGCAAACGGAATAGAACGCGCCGCCAGGGAATTCGTCCACGATTCGCGCTCGGCCAATCCCGTCAACGGATCCTCGCATGCCCAAAAAGCGGCTGGATATCCTTCTCACTGA
- the xseB gene encoding exodeoxyribonuclease VII small subunit encodes MSENNKEIKFEAALKRLEEIVGKLEGGDLELEKSIELFEEGVRMAKTLQKKLDEAEKKIEKLVRGKDGALATEPAADPSEDAPF; translated from the coding sequence ATGAGCGAGAACAACAAGGAAATCAAGTTCGAGGCGGCCTTAAAGCGGCTCGAAGAGATCGTCGGCAAGCTTGAGGGGGGCGACCTGGAGCTGGAGAAGTCCATAGAGCTTTTCGAGGAAGGGGTCCGCATGGCCAAAACCCTCCAGAAAAAGCTGGACGAGGCGGAGAAAAAGATCGAAAAACTCGTCCGGGGCAAGGATGGCGCCCTTGCCACAGAGCCTGCGGCCGACCCGTCCGAAGACGCCCCGTTTTAG
- a CDS encoding polyprenyl synthetase family protein codes for MPLTAYFNEIRAIVDDAMDRLVPPSATHPAVLHEAMRYSLFAGGKRLRPTLAMAACDAVGGARSRVVPFAVALEAIHTYTLIHDDLPAMDNDDYRRGLPTSHKKFGEAAAILAGDALLTLAFEIISNLRNFPGVSPETLLEVSRHTANAVGSVGTVGGQMADIQMEGAEGDMASLEYIHIHKTGKLIAASVRGGALLGGGDNDAVNAITEYGKNIGLAFQIVDDILDIEGELASLGKTPGSDTRKKKLTYPALMGVAESRKLASRLTDRAIGHLAILGSGGERLSDLAKYVIARAF; via the coding sequence ATGCCGCTGACCGCGTATTTCAACGAAATCCGGGCCATAGTGGACGACGCCATGGACAGGCTCGTGCCGCCATCCGCAACCCACCCCGCCGTTTTGCACGAGGCGATGCGTTATTCGCTGTTCGCCGGTGGCAAAAGGCTGCGCCCCACGCTGGCGATGGCCGCCTGCGACGCCGTCGGCGGGGCGCGTTCGCGCGTGGTCCCTTTCGCCGTGGCGCTGGAGGCGATCCACACATATACGTTGATACACGACGACCTGCCGGCCATGGACAACGACGATTACCGGCGCGGCCTTCCCACCAGCCATAAAAAGTTCGGCGAGGCGGCGGCAATACTGGCCGGGGACGCGCTATTGACCCTGGCGTTCGAGATAATATCAAACCTTCGCAACTTTCCCGGCGTCAGCCCCGAAACGTTGCTGGAAGTTTCGCGCCACACCGCCAACGCCGTGGGATCGGTGGGGACCGTGGGCGGGCAAATGGCGGACATCCAGATGGAAGGCGCCGAGGGGGACATGGCGTCGCTGGAATACATCCACATCCACAAGACCGGTAAACTGATCGCCGCATCGGTGCGCGGCGGCGCCTTGCTTGGCGGGGGGGACAATGATGCGGTCAACGCCATCACGGAGTATGGCAAGAACATCGGCCTGGCGTTCCAGATAGTGGACGACATACTCGACATCGAAGGCGAACTTGCAAGCCTTGGCAAAACTCCCGGTTCCGACACCCGGAAGAAAAAGCTTACCTACCCCGCCTTGATGGGCGTCGCCGAAAGCCGCAAACTGGCCTCCCGCCTAACCGACCGCGCCATCGGACATCTTGCGATATTAGGCTCCGGAGGAGAGAGATTGAGCGATCTTGCGAAATATGTGATAGCAAGGGCGTTTTAG